The following proteins are co-located in the Parafannyhessea umbonata genome:
- a CDS encoding MerR family transcriptional regulator, producing MPDAGYLTIGKVVKRLQGQYPDLSISKVRYLEDEGLLNPSRTPSGYRLYSQKDVHRLETILYLQKNRFMPLSVIKQQLDGGEGHVSLAQTPYPNVGEDDEEVLQKFHPIDRMPELLGVPVSFVRQLSEAGVIQLRESPHGRSLVDGKDFQLIRTCGELRHFGIGPKNLRQYVTAANRESAMFEQALVVFAKKGGGVEMERTEENRQQFGQALSEMLALTGQVRDTLIRRQISKTFSEMEE from the coding sequence ATGCCCGATGCCGGATACCTCACAATCGGCAAGGTAGTCAAGCGGCTGCAGGGCCAATACCCGGACCTATCCATATCAAAGGTCAGGTACCTCGAGGACGAGGGGTTGCTCAACCCGTCTCGCACGCCCTCGGGATACCGCCTGTACTCGCAGAAGGACGTCCACAGGCTCGAGACCATCCTCTACCTGCAGAAGAACCGCTTCATGCCGCTCTCCGTCATAAAGCAGCAGCTCGACGGGGGAGAAGGGCATGTGAGCCTTGCACAGACGCCGTATCCCAACGTAGGGGAGGACGACGAGGAGGTTCTCCAGAAGTTCCACCCCATCGACCGCATGCCGGAGCTTCTGGGCGTGCCCGTGAGCTTTGTGCGCCAGCTGTCCGAGGCCGGCGTCATCCAGCTTCGCGAGTCGCCGCACGGCCGCTCGCTCGTGGACGGCAAGGACTTCCAGCTCATCAGGACCTGCGGCGAGCTTCGGCACTTTGGCATCGGCCCGAAGAACCTCCGCCAGTACGTCACGGCAGCCAACAGGGAAAGCGCCATGTTCGAGCAGGCACTCGTCGTGTTTGCGAAGAAGGGCGGTGGGGTCGAGATGGAGCGCACGGAGGAGAACCGCCAGCAGTTTGGCCAGGCGCTCTCCGAGATGCTCGCGCTCACGGGTCAGGTACGTGACACCCTCATCCGCAGGCAGATCTCGAAGACCTTCAGCGAGATGGAAGAGTAG
- a CDS encoding ClC family H(+)/Cl(-) exchange transporter, which yields MARRKDIVTRHFSRRFQVYMIGEGLFVGLAAGAVVSLYRLALSHAETLLRTIAAAIQSNWAFLPLWFAFLVVICGIVCRLMVWEPFTQGSGIPQIDAEVIGRLDMPWWRVLSAKFVEGTLCALGGLSLGREGPSVQLGGMAGKAVSKLMGRERGEERLLTTCGAAAGMSAAFNAPLTGVLFAIEEIHKEFNAPLIVSVMAAAISSDFVVSQVLGVKPVLQFVFAADLPHHSYLFVIALGIFCGIAGAAHNRGMFWMTEQFDKIRQHAPYTRLIIPFLASGVLIFLAPDLACGGDAIVERLATQQSLAIGTIVLLLLGKYLFTTLCFGSGAPGGTLFPLCVMGALLGCLFGRLAVAYLGLPSVFVTNFIVLGIGGLFASVVRAPVTAVVLAFELTGSMDALLSVSIVSILSYVTANLLQVDAFYEHLLGRLLGNMGRKDSDRLDGSGEKCLQNFVVGAGSECEGKLIREIQWPKSVRVVLIDRAGEEVVPTGSVKLQALDNLLLILDANKQDEVRERLWQMFGSSLTSNWRPKSSRLRRKIRKVRAEHGSK from the coding sequence ATGGCAAGACGCAAGGACATCGTAACAAGGCACTTCTCGCGGCGCTTTCAGGTATACATGATCGGCGAGGGCCTCTTCGTTGGTCTCGCGGCGGGGGCGGTCGTCTCGCTCTATCGCCTGGCACTGTCGCACGCCGAGACCCTCCTGCGCACCATCGCGGCAGCCATCCAGTCCAACTGGGCGTTTCTGCCCCTGTGGTTTGCGTTTCTCGTCGTCATCTGCGGCATCGTGTGCCGCCTCATGGTATGGGAGCCCTTCACGCAGGGCTCCGGCATCCCACAGATCGACGCCGAAGTGATCGGCCGCCTCGACATGCCCTGGTGGCGCGTACTCTCTGCAAAGTTCGTCGAGGGCACGCTTTGCGCGCTCGGCGGCCTCTCGCTTGGACGAGAAGGACCAAGCGTTCAGCTCGGCGGCATGGCCGGCAAGGCGGTCTCGAAGCTGATGGGGCGCGAAAGGGGAGAGGAACGCCTCCTCACGACCTGTGGAGCGGCGGCCGGCATGTCCGCAGCGTTCAACGCGCCGCTCACGGGCGTACTCTTCGCAATCGAGGAGATCCACAAGGAGTTCAACGCGCCGCTCATCGTTTCCGTCATGGCAGCTGCCATCAGCTCCGACTTCGTGGTGTCCCAGGTTCTGGGCGTGAAGCCCGTGCTGCAGTTCGTGTTCGCGGCAGACCTGCCTCACCACAGCTACTTGTTCGTCATTGCGCTCGGCATCTTTTGCGGCATCGCCGGCGCCGCGCACAACCGCGGCATGTTCTGGATGACGGAGCAGTTCGACAAAATCAGGCAACATGCGCCATACACGCGCCTCATCATCCCATTTCTCGCTTCCGGCGTCCTCATATTCCTCGCGCCGGACCTTGCCTGCGGCGGAGACGCCATCGTGGAGCGACTCGCGACGCAGCAGTCGCTCGCCATCGGTACGATCGTACTTCTCCTTTTGGGCAAGTACCTCTTCACGACGCTCTGCTTTGGCTCTGGCGCGCCCGGCGGCACGCTGTTCCCTCTCTGCGTCATGGGAGCGCTCCTTGGCTGCCTGTTTGGCAGGCTTGCCGTCGCCTATCTGGGGCTTCCGTCCGTCTTCGTCACAAACTTCATCGTCCTGGGAATCGGTGGCCTGTTCGCGTCCGTCGTGAGGGCGCCCGTGACGGCCGTCGTGCTTGCGTTCGAGCTCACCGGCAGCATGGACGCGCTGCTATCCGTCTCCATCGTGTCCATCCTTTCGTACGTTACCGCCAACCTCCTGCAAGTTGATGCGTTCTACGAGCACCTGCTGGGTCGCCTTCTGGGCAACATGGGCCGCAAGGATTCCGACCGCCTGGATGGCAGCGGCGAGAAGTGCCTGCAGAACTTTGTCGTAGGGGCTGGTTCGGAATGTGAGGGCAAGCTCATCCGCGAAATACAGTGGCCAAAGTCCGTACGTGTGGTGCTGATTGACCGTGCCGGCGAGGAGGTCGTTCCCACGGGCAGCGTCAAGCTTCAAGCACTTGACAACTTGCTGCTGATTCTGGACGCTAACAAGCAGGACGAGGTGCGTGAGCGTTTGTGGCAGATGTTTGGCAGCTCGCTGACGTCCAATTGGAGACCGAAGTCATCACGCCTACGCCGCAAGATCCGCAAGGTTAGAGCCGAGCACGGCTCGAAGTAG
- a CDS encoding adenine phosphoribosyltransferase: protein MAESDYAGLIVDIPDYPEPGVIFKDITPLMADPKGFAAAIDDLADHFKDAGITKVVGAEARGFLVGAPVAYRLGAGFVPARKPGKLPRDVYSQSYSLEYGTDELQIHKDALSADDKVLIIDDLVATGGTAVATAKLVEQAGAEVMGFGFILELCYLDPRKEIGAAYNQDVFTLIKVK from the coding sequence GTGGCAGAGAGCGACTACGCAGGCCTGATCGTGGACATTCCCGACTACCCCGAGCCTGGCGTCATCTTCAAGGACATCACGCCCCTCATGGCGGATCCCAAGGGCTTCGCGGCGGCCATCGACGACCTCGCAGACCACTTCAAGGATGCAGGCATCACCAAGGTAGTGGGCGCGGAGGCCCGCGGCTTCCTCGTGGGCGCGCCCGTCGCGTATCGCCTGGGTGCCGGCTTCGTGCCCGCGCGCAAGCCGGGCAAGCTGCCGCGCGACGTGTACTCGCAGTCGTATTCCCTCGAGTACGGCACGGACGAGCTCCAGATCCACAAGGACGCGCTCTCCGCGGATGACAAGGTCCTCATCATCGACGACCTTGTGGCAACCGGAGGCACCGCGGTCGCAACGGCGAAGCTCGTCGAGCAGGCCGGTGCGGAGGTCATGGGCTTCGGCTTCATCCTCGAGCTCTGCTACCTCGACCCACGCAAGGAGATTGGTGCCGCCTACAACCAGGACGTCTTCACGCTCATCAAGGTAAAGTAG
- a CDS encoding FHA domain-containing protein, whose protein sequence is MQPTKNNDAGATKIFRMPATDATSPDLMAAATPSHPTLTIVKGPQMGSTFELADSIVTIGRDPSNTVFLNDMTVSRRHARLDLSGLESGLATIEDLGSLNGTWVDGAIVNRALLKDGSTIQVGTFRMIFHTNRKNVRIETGN, encoded by the coding sequence ATGCAGCCTACCAAGAACAACGACGCGGGAGCCACCAAGATCTTCCGCATGCCCGCTACGGACGCCACCTCTCCGGACCTCATGGCCGCGGCGACCCCCAGTCACCCCACCCTCACCATCGTGAAGGGGCCGCAGATGGGATCGACGTTCGAGCTGGCAGATAGCATCGTCACCATCGGGCGCGACCCCAGCAACACCGTGTTCCTGAACGACATGACGGTCTCTCGTCGCCATGCGCGCCTTGACCTTTCCGGCCTGGAGAGCGGCCTTGCCACCATCGAGGACCTCGGCTCGCTCAACGGCACGTGGGTCGACGGCGCCATCGTCAACCGCGCGCTGCTCAAGGATGGCTCGACCATCCAGGTGGGCACCTTCCGCATGATCTTCCACACCAACCGGAAGAACGTGAGGATCGAGACTGGAAACTAA
- a CDS encoding D-alanyl-D-alanine carboxypeptidase family protein, whose product MTEAKSYEIIDQDGNVLASHDATEHMAPASITKIMTAMVALDSGMDLDKTCTIQDMTYQDGAQLAGYKAGDAPTLRELMMAMLVYSANDAAANIAVAVSGSVDKFAELMNKKAQEIGMTNTQFKNPHGLEEDGHYSCAHDLALMGRYALQNYPLIAAAVTTRSVTVTAGGQQKTLVSTDDLMGSYAGLCGIKTGAVESGTTFLGSSRRWGVQLFSAVLGCSTHEGRFTDTAILMDWAYDTYLGRISLARKAWPVRVVSDADCFWAKRVVTAQWDAAGRVYRGQDVTWHTTMLPSGTMLGAQQPFGRSSWTQQGRPVAREVYSASRWLHRVSSYNVFALPLFYDVAGLVS is encoded by the coding sequence GTGACCGAGGCCAAGAGCTACGAGATCATCGACCAGGACGGCAACGTGCTCGCAAGCCACGACGCCACGGAGCACATGGCACCCGCCTCGATCACCAAAATCATGACGGCCATGGTCGCGCTGGACTCCGGCATGGACCTGGACAAGACGTGCACCATCCAGGACATGACGTACCAGGACGGCGCCCAGCTCGCCGGCTACAAGGCGGGCGATGCGCCCACGCTGCGCGAGCTCATGATGGCCATGCTCGTGTACTCCGCAAACGACGCCGCCGCAAACATCGCCGTCGCGGTGTCGGGCAGCGTCGACAAGTTCGCGGAGCTCATGAACAAGAAGGCCCAGGAAATCGGGATGACGAACACGCAGTTCAAGAACCCGCACGGCCTGGAGGAGGACGGGCACTACTCCTGCGCGCACGACCTCGCACTCATGGGCCGCTACGCACTGCAGAACTACCCGCTGATCGCGGCCGCCGTCACCACGCGATCCGTAACGGTCACGGCCGGAGGCCAGCAGAAGACGCTCGTATCCACGGACGACCTTATGGGAAGCTACGCCGGCCTGTGTGGCATCAAGACCGGCGCGGTCGAGTCCGGCACCACGTTTTTGGGATCGAGTCGCCGCTGGGGCGTCCAGCTCTTCTCGGCCGTGCTCGGCTGCTCAACGCACGAGGGGCGCTTCACGGACACTGCCATCCTGATGGACTGGGCGTACGACACCTACCTGGGGCGCATCAGCCTGGCGCGCAAGGCGTGGCCTGTGCGCGTGGTTTCTGACGCGGACTGCTTCTGGGCAAAGCGCGTGGTCACGGCGCAGTGGGACGCCGCCGGGCGCGTCTATCGCGGCCAGGACGTGACGTGGCACACCACGATGCTGCCCTCGGGCACGATGCTTGGCGCGCAGCAGCCGTTTGGTCGCTCCTCGTGGACGCAGCAGGGCCGACCCGTCGCGCGCGAAGTGTATAGTGCCAGCCGCTGGCTGCACCGAGTATCATCCTATAACGTATTTGCGCTGCCGCTGTTCTACGACGTGGCAGGTCTCGTCTCGTAG
- a CDS encoding MalY/PatB family protein has protein sequence MHYDFQTLPQRRDTGSAKWEQMYRDQPNLGPDIVPLSVADMEFENPPEVKQALREWLDGAVMGYTDPTDEFFSACLGWQERRHGWTPKREWVVTSPGVVPAIFNAVRTLTSPGDGVIVQPPVYYPFFMAVEASGRHIVRNPLAVDRTGGTPRYRMDFDDLERKASNPANTMLVLCSPHNPVGRVWTRRELERVLDICARHDVTIVADEIHDDLIMPGVRHTAIMSVARPADWTRLVVCTAPSKTFNIAGCQASVNYVPDADVRERFVRGFTDVASTELNCFAYSATIAAYTRCDAWLEQLLGVIWSNYQMLRDFMHERMPEVEVYPLEGTYLAWADFGAWGLSPQGLERFMHEDAQLYLDEGHVFGSEGDGFERFNLACPDHVLRSALERLYAAARNAGLLGPNGGSQK, from the coding sequence ATGCACTACGACTTTCAGACTCTGCCACAGCGCCGCGACACGGGATCGGCAAAGTGGGAGCAAATGTATCGCGACCAGCCCAACCTGGGGCCTGACATAGTACCGCTTTCCGTTGCGGACATGGAGTTCGAAAACCCGCCGGAGGTAAAGCAGGCGCTACGCGAGTGGCTGGACGGCGCCGTCATGGGCTACACGGACCCTACGGACGAGTTCTTCTCTGCGTGCCTTGGCTGGCAGGAGCGCCGCCACGGCTGGACGCCCAAGCGCGAGTGGGTGGTGACGTCACCGGGCGTGGTGCCCGCGATCTTCAACGCGGTACGCACGCTCACGAGCCCCGGCGACGGCGTCATCGTGCAGCCGCCGGTGTATTACCCGTTCTTCATGGCAGTCGAGGCAAGCGGGCGGCACATCGTGCGCAACCCGCTTGCCGTGGACCGCACGGGCGGCACGCCCCGCTACCGCATGGACTTCGACGACCTGGAGCGCAAGGCCTCAAACCCCGCGAACACCATGCTGGTGCTCTGCAGTCCGCACAACCCCGTAGGCCGCGTTTGGACACGACGCGAGCTCGAGCGCGTGCTTGACATCTGCGCGCGCCACGACGTGACCATCGTCGCGGACGAGATTCACGACGACCTCATCATGCCCGGCGTCAGGCACACGGCCATCATGTCCGTCGCACGCCCGGCAGACTGGACGCGCCTTGTGGTGTGCACCGCGCCGAGCAAGACATTCAACATCGCCGGCTGCCAGGCGTCCGTGAACTACGTACCGGACGCGGACGTTCGCGAGCGCTTCGTGCGCGGTTTTACGGACGTTGCGTCTACGGAGCTCAACTGCTTTGCATATTCTGCGACCATTGCCGCATACACCCGTTGCGACGCATGGCTGGAGCAGCTGCTGGGCGTCATCTGGTCCAACTACCAGATGCTTCGCGACTTCATGCACGAACGCATGCCCGAGGTGGAGGTGTACCCGCTGGAGGGCACGTACCTCGCGTGGGCAGACTTTGGCGCATGGGGTCTCAGCCCACAGGGGCTCGAGCGCTTCATGCACGAGGACGCCCAGCTCTACCTGGACGAGGGTCACGTTTTTGGCAGCGAGGGCGACGGTTTCGAGCGCTTTAACCTCGCATGTCCCGATCACGTGCTGCGCTCTGCGCTGGAGCGCCTGTACGCCGCGGCGAGAAACGCCGGCCTCTTGGGTCCAAACGGAGGGAGCCAAAAGTGA
- a CDS encoding Rid family detoxifying hydrolase — MKYAINAPAAPDSIGPYSQGTTAGRLVFASGQLPIDPNNCDRLIAGDAAVQTERVIQIVQALLAEADCTLSDVAQTTLYLANLDDLDTVNHVYERYFVAPAPARTVVEVSRLPMGALVEMDCVACR; from the coding sequence GTGAAGTATGCAATAAACGCGCCTGCTGCGCCTGATTCCATCGGCCCATACTCCCAAGGCACGACTGCCGGCAGGCTCGTGTTCGCATCCGGACAGCTGCCCATCGACCCAAACAACTGCGACCGCCTGATAGCGGGAGACGCCGCGGTCCAGACCGAACGCGTCATCCAGATAGTCCAGGCACTTCTCGCCGAGGCGGACTGCACCCTGTCAGACGTCGCCCAGACGACGCTCTACCTGGCGAACCTGGATGACCTCGACACCGTGAACCACGTGTACGAGCGCTACTTCGTGGCGCCTGCCCCTGCCCGCACCGTCGTGGAGGTATCGCGCCTGCCCATGGGGGCGCTCGTCGAGATGGACTGCGTCGCGTGTCGCTAA
- the trxB gene encoding thioredoxin-disulfide reductase, with amino-acid sequence MDQIKKDLVIIGGGPAGLSAAIYAQRALLDNVVLEQEAVGGQVILTSEVDNYPGVPHTDGYSLVEAMQSQVKDLGGTIQMEVVRSVEKNGDDFIVTTSEHEYVAKAVIVSGGATPRHAGFAGEKEFGGRGVSYCATCDGMFYRGKKVFVIGGGNSAAEEALFLTKFADKVTMVVRKDHMRAQAAVQSQVDKSDKIDVMFNSKVVSVSGDGLLESITFENTVTGEQTTQEFDKGSFGVFVFVGRVPASELVRDLVERDSSGYVITDDHMATATPGLYAAGDIRQKALRQIVTAASDGAIAATSVAGFLGQPVEG; translated from the coding sequence ATGGATCAGATCAAGAAGGACCTAGTCATTATCGGCGGCGGGCCAGCCGGTCTATCCGCGGCAATCTACGCACAGAGAGCTCTTCTCGACAACGTCGTCCTTGAGCAGGAGGCGGTGGGTGGACAGGTCATCCTCACGAGTGAGGTCGACAACTATCCGGGCGTTCCTCACACGGACGGCTACAGTCTTGTAGAGGCTATGCAGAGCCAGGTAAAGGACCTTGGCGGAACCATTCAGATGGAAGTCGTCAGGAGCGTCGAGAAGAACGGGGACGATTTCATCGTTACCACCTCGGAGCACGAGTACGTTGCCAAGGCAGTGATCGTCTCCGGTGGTGCAACGCCGCGGCACGCGGGCTTTGCCGGCGAGAAGGAGTTTGGCGGAAGGGGAGTGTCCTACTGCGCCACGTGCGATGGCATGTTCTATCGCGGTAAGAAGGTCTTTGTTATCGGCGGCGGTAACTCCGCGGCCGAGGAGGCGCTCTTCCTTACAAAGTTTGCGGACAAGGTCACCATGGTCGTTCGCAAGGACCACATGAGGGCTCAGGCAGCCGTGCAAAGCCAGGTCGACAAGAGCGACAAGATTGACGTCATGTTCAACTCGAAGGTGGTTTCCGTGTCCGGCGACGGACTCCTCGAGTCAATCACCTTCGAGAACACGGTCACTGGCGAGCAGACCACCCAGGAGTTCGACAAGGGCTCGTTCGGGGTCTTTGTGTTTGTGGGGCGCGTTCCCGCCAGCGAGCTCGTTCGCGACCTCGTAGAGAGGGACTCTAGCGGTTATGTAATAACGGATGACCATATGGCAACTGCTACGCCGGGACTCTATGCTGCTGGCGACATACGCCAAAAGGCTCTTAGACAGATTGTTACGGCGGCTTCTGATGGCGCCATCGCAGCCACGAGCGTTGCGGGATTCCTAGGTCAGCCCGTAGAAGGCTAG